The Nitratidesulfovibrio sp. SRB-5 genome includes a window with the following:
- a CDS encoding glycosyltransferase family 2 protein: protein MQNKNITSLSVVLPVYNEQDNLPALFEEIRRSIANIGKEWEVLFVDDGSKDRSLEVIRALAAEHPQVRYLSFRKNCGQSAAFAAGFQAARHEVIVTMDADLQNDPADIPAMLIEFERGYDMVIGWRAKRKDTFAKRIASRWANAIRNRLTGETVKDTGCSLKVLRTTMARRIPMFTGMHRFLPTLMKMQGATVAELKVNHRPRLHGVSKYGAFSRAKTAAFDLLAVAWMKRRYINYDIAEHN from the coding sequence ATGCAGAACAAGAACATCACCTCTCTTTCCGTCGTGTTGCCCGTGTACAACGAACAGGACAACCTGCCCGCCCTGTTCGAGGAAATCCGCCGCTCCATCGCCAACATCGGCAAGGAGTGGGAAGTGCTGTTCGTGGACGACGGCAGTAAGGACCGCAGCCTCGAGGTCATCAGGGCCCTTGCGGCGGAGCACCCCCAGGTGCGCTACCTGTCGTTCCGCAAGAACTGCGGGCAATCCGCCGCCTTTGCCGCCGGGTTCCAGGCCGCGCGCCACGAGGTCATCGTGACCATGGACGCCGACCTGCAGAACGACCCCGCCGATATCCCCGCCATGCTCATCGAGTTCGAGCGCGGGTACGACATGGTCATCGGCTGGCGCGCCAAGCGCAAGGACACCTTTGCCAAGCGCATCGCCTCCAGGTGGGCCAACGCCATCCGCAACCGCCTGACCGGCGAGACGGTGAAGGACACCGGCTGCTCGCTGAAGGTGCTGCGCACCACCATGGCCCGGCGCATCCCCATGTTCACCGGCATGCACCGCTTTCTGCCCACCCTGATGAAGATGCAGGGCGCCACCGTGGCCGAACTGAAGGTGAACCACCGCCCGCGCCTGCACGGCGTATCCAAGTACGGGGCCTTCAGCCGCGCCAAGACCGCCGCCTTCGACCTGCTGGCCGTGGCGTGGATGAAGCGCCGCTACATCAATTACGACATCGCCGAGCACAACTGA
- a CDS encoding helix-turn-helix domain-containing protein, whose amino-acid sequence MSIGGVERTEAPDTQWVSEKTAAQLTGLSVHTLRGHRLRRKGLPYTKVGRAVRYSTIDIASFMQAHRIDFS is encoded by the coding sequence ATGAGCATTGGTGGCGTTGAGCGCACAGAGGCCCCGGACACCCAGTGGGTATCGGAAAAAACCGCAGCACAATTGACAGGCTTGAGCGTCCACACGCTGCGTGGGCATCGCCTGCGAAGAAAGGGACTCCCCTACACGAAGGTCGGTCGAGCGGTTCGCTACTCGACAATAGACATTGCCAGCTTCATGCAGGCGCACAGAATCGACTTTTCGTAG